The sequence ATGCTGCTGCAATCGGTGATACTGCGACTTACAACAAGGACGTGAAGGGCTTCGTCGATCTCGCGTTCGAAGACATTCCGCGTATTCCGCTCTATCAGCCCTACGTCAACGTCGCGATGCAGAAGAATATCTCGGGCTATCAGTACTGGTTCCACCGCCGTCTCGATTATCGCGCTTTGGTGAAGGCGTAACAGGGCGAGGGCGGGCTCATGCTCGGGATGATCGGAAAACGGCTGGCGTTCGCGATCCCGAGCCTGATCGGGGTCGTGATCGTCACGTTCCTTCTGACTCGGGCGCTACCAGGCGATCCGGCGGCGTATTTTGCCGGTCCCGCGGCGACCAAGGAAGCGATCGAGCAGATCCGCAAGCAGCTCGGACTCGACAAACCCCTGATCGAGCAGTTCGTGCGTTACACGGTGGATCTTTCGAAAGGCGATCTGGGGAATTCGTTGACCACCGGCCAGCCGGTGGCGACCGAAATCCGCAATCGTTTGCCGGCCTCTGCCGAACTGACGTTGATCGGACTGCTGATCGCAATTTCCATTGCGATTCCTCTTGGCATCCTCGCCGCAACCAGACCCGGGTCGTGGATCGATCATCTCTGCCGCGTGCTGACGACCGCTGGCGTGTCGCTGCCGGTTTTTTTTACCGGACTGGTGCTAGTCTATATTTTCTATTTCAAGCTCGGCTGGTCGCCCGCGCCGCTCGGACGGCTTGATGTTTTTGCTAGCACGCCGCCACGAATCACGGGATTCTATCTGATCGACAGTCTTCTCTCCGGTAAATTCGAGACGTTCCGGTCCGCACTCAGCCAGTTGATCCTTCCTGCTGCAACACTTGCAATTTTCTCATTGGCACCGATCGCGCGCATGACCCGCGCGTCCATGCTCGCGGTGCTGGCGTCGGACTTTGTGCGTACCGCGCGCGCCAGCGGGTTGTCGCCATCGAAGGTCATCGTGACATACGCGTTTCGCAACGCGATGCTGCCGGTGATTACGACCCTCAGCATGGTATTCTCGTTCCTACTGGGCGCTAACGTGCTGGTGGAGAAGGTCTTTGCATGGCCCGGTATCGGTTCTTATGCCGTCGAGGCGCTGATCTCGTCTGACTTCGCCCCGGTGCAGGGCTTCGTGCTGACCATGGCCGTGATGTACGTGCTGCTCAATCTGGTCATCGATATTCTTTACGGCGTCATCGATCCACGCGTGAGGTTGGAAGGATGAGTACCGTCGCCCCTGTCGCCGAAGCTCCGTCGCCGCCCCAAGCCTCAGGCTTTGCCGCAACGCTCCAACATGCGCGCTACATTCTTGGCGAAAACCTCGTTACGGCGTTCGCATTCGGGCTTCTTATCCTTATTGTGTTCTTGGCGATCTTCGGTCCCTGGATCGTGCCTTACGACCCCCTCGCCAGCAACACGGCACAGGCGCTGAAGCCGCCATCGGCCGCGCACTGGTTCGGAACGGACCAGTTGGGCCGCGATATTCTCAGCCGTGTCGTCGTCGCAACCCGGCTGGACTTCTTTATCGCGGCAGCCTCGGTTGTGCTGGTGTTTCTCATGGGCGGTATCGCCGGCATCGCCGCTGGTTACTTCGGCGGCTGGACGGACCGCATTGTCGGGCGAATCTCCGACACCATTATGGCGTTTCCATTATTCGTGCTGGCGATGGGTATCGTCGCCGCGCTCGGCAACACCGTACAGAACATCATCATCGCCACCGCAATCGTGAACTTCCCGCTGTATGTCCGGGTTGCGCGCGCGGAGGCCAATGTCCGCCGTGATGCGGGCTTTGTGCAGGCGGCGCGGCTGTCCGGCAACGGCGAGTATCGCATCCTGCTCGGGCATATTCTGCCGAACATCATGCCGATTATGATCGTACAGATGTCGCTGACTATGGGCTACGCCATTCTCAACGCCGCCGGACTGTCGTTCATCGGCCTCGGCGTGCGCCCGCCGACAGCGGAGTGGGGCATCATGGTCGCGGAAGGCGCGACCTTCATGGTGTCTGGCGAGTGGTGGATTGCATTCTTTCCCGGCCTTGCGTTGATGATCGCCGTGTTCTGCTTCAACCTGCTCGGTGATGGCCTGCGCGATATTGTCGACCCGCAGCGGAGGACATGACTCAATGGCTGAAACTCCTCTGCTTGATGTGAAAGATATCACCGTTGAATTCGCCACCCGCCACGGCATCGTTCGTGCCGTCCAGCATGTCAATGTCAGTGTTGCCAAGGGCGAGACGCTCGCGATCGTCGGCGAATCTGGATCTGGAAAATCCGTCACATCCTATGCGGTAATGCGCATTCTCGACCGTGCCGGCAAGATTGCCGATGGTTCTATCATGTTCTCCGGCATCGACATCAAGAACGCCTCCGAGGACGCGATGCGCGACCTGCGCGGTCGCGAAATTTCGATGATCTTTCAGAATCCGCGCGCGGCGCTCAACCCGATCCGCAAGGTTGGAGATCAGATTGAGGACGTGCTGCGCCAGCACGTACAGCAGTTTACTGTCAACGATCGCGGCGAGAAGGCGATCGAGGCGCTGGAGCAGGTCAAGATTGCCCGTCCGCGCGAGCGCTATCATGCCTATCCATTCGAACTGTCCGGCGGTATGTGCCAGCGTGTCGTTATCGCGCTGGCGCTGGCCTGCAATCCACAACTTCTAATCGCGGACGAGCCGACCACGGGGCTCGATGTGACCACGCAGAAGGCCGTGATGGACCTGATCGTCGAACTGACCAAAAGCCGCGGCATGTCCACCATTCTCATTACCCATGATCTCGGTCTCGCGGCCGCTTATTGCGACCGCGTGGTTGTGATGGAGAAGGGCAACGTAGTCGAGACGGCATTGTCGAAAGATATTTTCGCCAAGCCTGAACATCCGTATACACGCAAGCTGATGAAGGCGACTCCTCGGCTCGGGATATCGTTGCGCGATCTATTGTCTGATGAGGACCGGGCGGCCTTGCCCCCGGCAATGCCCATGGTTCCGGCTGTGCAGGCAGAAGGCGCGCCGCTTCTCGTGGTGGAAAAGCTGATCAAGGAATATCCCCGCCAAGGCGTGACCCGGTCACTGGCGGCGCTGTTCGGTCGCAAACCGCCGATCGAGCCTGAGCAGTTCCGCGCTGTTGATGGCATCAGCTTCTCGGTCGCGCGCGGCGAGAGTGTGGGTCTTGTCGGCGAATCCGGCTGCGGAAAGTCCACCACTTCGATGATGGTGATGCGGTTGCTGGGGCAAACCGACGGTCGCATTGTTTTCGACGGTGAGGACATCGGCGCTATTCCGCCGAATGCGTTCGCGCGGCTGCCGCTACGCAAGCGCATCCAGATGGTGTTTCAGGATCCGACCGACAGCCTCAATCCTCGCTTCACGGCGGCGAGGGCTATCGCCGATCCCATCATGCAACTCGGTGACATCAAGGGAAGCGCCGCGTTGCGGGCGCGGTGCGAGGAACTGGCGAAACAGGTCGGATTGCCGGTGTCATTGCTGGATCGCTTTCCGCACCAGATGTCCGGTGGCCAGAAAGCGCGCGTCGGGATCGCACGGGCCATCGCGCTGAAACCCGATCTCATCATTCTGGATGAGCCGACCGCTGCGCTCGATGTTTCGGTGCAGGCGGTGGTGCTGAATCTGTTGCAGGATCTCAAGCAGTCGATGGGAATGAGCTACTTGTTCGTGTCGCACGATTTGAATGTAGTGCGGCTTCTATGCGACCGTGTCATTGTGATGCGGGGCGGTCGAATCGTCGAGCAGGGCGAAACGGAAAAGGTGCTGGATGCGCCGCAGGATACCTATACTCGCGAGTTGCTGTCAGCAATTCCACATCCGCCGCTTCCCGCTCATTGAGGCTGAATAGAGTACGCTCCGGAGTAAGAGAAAAGCATGCCGACCGAACCGTTGGACGACTATATTGATACCGTAGCCAATGTTCTTGCGCTGCCGATCGATGCGGCCTGGAAGCCTGCCGTTCGTGCAAACCTCAATGTCACGCTGAAGATGGCGCAGTTGGTGCAGGAGTTCCCGCTGCCCGACGAGATCGAGCCGGCCAGTATGTATGAGGCCTGAAAGTATCAGCATGAGTGACGCGGAATGGTCCTCGGCGTCGGCGATTGCCGATGCCGTGTCTGGGAGGAAGGTGTCGGCCCTCGATGCCACCAACAATGCCTTGGCGCGTATCGCCGCGCACGACGGGAAACTGAACTCGTTTACCGATGTGATTGCGGAACGCGCACGGGCGACTGCGGCCAAAATCGATGCAACAATTGCCAGTGGTGGAAAAATCGGTCCACTGGCCGGCGTGCCGTTCGCCGTGAAGAATTTGTTCGACATCGCAGGGCTGCCGACACGCGCGGGTTCGAAAATCAATCGCGACCGGCTGCCGTCACAGCGCGATGCGGAGTTGATCGAACGGCTGGAGGCCGCAGGCGCGGTGCTGGTCGGCGCGCTCAACATGGGTGAATATGCCTACGACTTCACCGGCGAGAATGTTCATGACGGGGCGTCGCGCAATCCACACGATCTGACCCGGATGACCGGCGGCTCGTCGGGCGGTTCGGGCGGAGCGGTTGGCGGCGGTCTGGTGCCGCTCGCGCTGGGATCCGACACCAACGGCTCCATTCGCGTGCCGTCGTCGTTCTGCGGCATCTTCGGTTTGAAACCCACCTACGGGCGGCTGTCCCGCGCGCGGTCGTTTCCGTTCGTTGCGAGTTTCGATCATCTCGGTCCGTTCGCGCGAACGACGCGCGATCTGGCGTTGGCTTACGACGCGATGCAGGGACCCGATGCAGAGGACGCGGCATGCGTCGATCGTCCAGTCGAACCTGCGATGTCATCGCTGGTGAAGGGAATTGGCGATCTGCGGATTGCTGTCGCCGGCGGATATTTCAAGAAGAACCTTTTCCCCGAGGCGCGGGAGGCGATGACGCGCGTCGCCAAGGCCCTGTCCGTCACTCGCGAAGTAGAGATTCCGGAGGCGGCGAGGGCCCGTGCAGCCGCCTATGTGATCTCGACTTGCGAAGGAGCGTCGCTGCATCTTGACCGGTTGCGGACCCGGCCGAACGATTTCGATCCGGCGGTGCGCGACCGCCTGCTGGCTGGAGCCATGATTCCTGCGCCGTTCGTCGATCGCGCTCAAAAATTCCGCCGCTGGTACCATGACCGGGTGCTGGAGTTGTTCAAGACCGTCGATGTGATTCTTGCGCCTGCGACGCCATGCATCGCGCCGAAACTTGGCCAAGCGACATTCTTGCTGGATGGAGTCGAATTGCCCGTCCGGCCCAACATCGGCATTCATACCCAGCCGATTTCGTTTATCGGGCTTCCCGTCGTGGCGGTGCCGATTCCGCTTGATCCGATGCCGATTGGTGTTCAGGTGATTGCCGCGCCTTGGCGCGAGGATGTAGCCTTACGCGTTGCTTACGCGCTGGAGCAGGCCGGCGTCGCTCAGGCGCCGCGGCCGGCGGGGTTTTGATGATGATAACCGAGATCGATTTGCCCGATGTGGTCGCTGAAGTCAGCGAGGCCTTTGCGGGCTACGAAAAAGCGCTGACGACGAACGACGTCGCCGCTCTCGATGCGCTGTTTCGCAGGGATTCCCGGACTCTGCGTTATGGAATCGGTGAGAATCTTTATGGCTACGAGGCCATCGCCGCGTTTCGTGCCGCGCGGAATCCAGCGGGCCTGATGCGCGATCTCGCACAGACAGTTGTCACGACCTACGGTCGCGATACCGCCGTTGCCTCGACGCTGTTCTATCGGTCATCGGCGCCCGGCAGGGTCGGGCGGCAGATGCAGACTTGGATGCGATTTCCGGAAGGTTGGCGAATCGTCGCGGCCCATGTCAGTCTCATCGACGATAAGCCATGATTTTCGAGCCGGAAATGTCACAAGGATTGACTGCTGAGGCGCCCAACGCCAACGAGCAGGGGACAGTTTTCGTGCGCGCAGGCGTCGCGCCGGGAAAGCGTACGCTCGCGGAAGAACTGCGGTTACAGCTTGCCGACGACATCGTGCGCGGGGCGCTTGAGCCGGGCTCATCGCTCGATGAATCGGACATTGCGCGGCGCTTCAATGTATCGCGCACGCCGGTGCGTGAGGCGCTGCGGCAGCTCGCCGCGAGCGGTCTTGTGGATTCACGTCCGCATCGGGGTGCGGTGGTGGCGAGGCCGACCATCGAGCAACTCAATGCCATGTTCGAAGCAATGGCCGAACTTGAGGCGTTGTGCGCCGGGCTAGCCGCCGAGCGTATGCCGGTGATTCAGCGCCGCGAGCTGGAGGGCCTGCATGAACGATTGCGGCTGCTGAGTTATGAAGGCAATCCGCAACTCTTCCATGAGGCGAATGAAGCCTTCCACAACGCCATCTATGCCGGATCGCAAAACGGTTATGTCGCCGATATGACGCTCGCGACGCGGGTCCGGGTTCAGCCGTTTCGTCGTGCGCAATTCAGGAATCTCGGACGTCTCGCCAAATCCTATGTCGAGCACGACAGGGTCGTTATCGCCATCATGCGTGGCGACAAGGTCGGGGCAGCCAATGCGATGCGCGATCATATCGAGACGGTTCGGGAGGAGTACGAAGTCTACGCGGTATCGCTGTAGACGCCGCTCTCACTTTTTAGCCGCACCGCCCGCCATTCCCCCGAACATCTTGAACATGTCACCGATCTTTTCAGGATTGAACGACATCCAGTTGCGTAGGATTGCGTCCGGTGACATGCCGGCAATGCCGGCGAGCAGATTGTCCTCCATCTGCTTCATCACCTTTTCTTGCATCGGCTGAATGTTCGGAAATCCAAGGAATTCGCGGGCTTCTTCGGGTGTGCAGTCGATATTGACGGTGATCTTCACTACTTGTCCCCTTCTAATCGCGCAAAAGCGCGCGTCACATGCAGTATTCAAACGCAAGCTACACGCGATGGCTGCAAATGAAAATCGCGCCGTCACGAGCGGTGAGACATGGTAAATGCACGTTTTTCGTCGACAATAGCTAGACGTGAACAGCGCTGCGGACGCGGCCCGCATTTCCAAACACGCGCAGATAGCGCGCGATCTCGGCCGGATTGCCTGTCGCCTTTTCGGGGTTGTCCGAGAGTTTCACAGCCGGCCGTCCGTTGACCGCCGTGACCTTGCAGACCAACGAGATCGGATCGAGATCGGCGGTGCCATCCGGTGCGCATCCTACGAAGTCGTTAGTGAGATTGGTGCCCCAGCCGAAGCTTGTCCTGACGCGTCCGGCAAAGTGGCGATGGGTTTCCTCGATCGATCCCACATCCATGCCGTCAGAGAAGATCAAAAGCTTTTCCTTCGGATTGCGGCCCTTATCTTTCCACCACTGGATAATCTCTTCGCCTGCGGCGATAGGCGGCGCGCTGTCCGGACGAAAGCCGGTCCAGTCCGCCACCCATTCGGGTGCATCACGCAGAAACGCCTTGGTGCCGAATGCATCGGGCAGGGCGATCAGAAGATTTCCATCATAGGTGTGACGCCATTGGTCGAGGATGAGATAGGGCGCGCGCTGCAATTCCTGATCGTTGTTCGCCAGGGCGGCAGCCACCATCGGCAGTTCGTGGGCGTTGGTACCGATGGCTTCCAGGTCGTTGTCCATCGCCAGCAGCACGTTGGACGTGCCCGTGAATGCCGGACCGAGGCCTTCCTTGACGGCTTCGACGCACCAGCGTTGCCAGAGAAAGCCATGCCGGCGCCGTGTTCCGAAATCCGACAGCCGCAGTCCTTCGAGTTTGCGCAGCCGCTCAACCTTTGCCCACAATTTAGCCTTCGCGCGCGCGTAGAGAACGTCGAGGACGAACCGTCCCTGTCCCTTCATAGCCTGCCGCGAGCGCAATTCGTTGATGATGGCGAGCGCCGGAATCTCCCACATCGTGGTGTGGGTCCAAGGCCCGTGGAAATGCAGTTCGTACTGTCCATCGACTGTGCGCAATTCGTATTCCGGAAGCTGGAATGTCGCGAGCCAGCTGATGAAATCCGGCGAGAACATCTGGGTCTTGCCGTAGAACGTGTTACCCGCGAGCCAGATCAGTTCCTTTTTGGCGAACCGCACTGTACGGGCATGGTCGAGCTGGGCGCGGAGTTCACCCTCGTCGATGACCTCGCCGAGGCGGACATGATGGGTGCGGTTGATGACCGAGAAGGTCACATGCTCGTTCGGGTAAAACTCCCGGATCATCTGAAGCATCAGGAGCTTGTAGAAGTCGGTGTCCAGCAGGCTGCGCACGATCGGATCGAGCCGCCAGCCGTGGTTGTAGGTTCGGGAAGCAATGTCTGTTATGGCCATGCCCGGATCATATCTGCCTCTTTCACAGGCAGCCAGCCACCGGAGACGATTTTATGCGCGGTTCACGGCAGGTTCGCCTGCCGGATTCGGGCGATCGCCGCAGGGACGTCGGTCCACGGAGCTTTGTCCGGGGCAAATTGGTGCCGGAGATAGGACACAAGCTCTGCCACCTGTTCGTCGTTGAGACTGTTCTTGAAGGCCGGCATGTAGCCGAGATCGCTCGACACGGGAGTCTCGACGCCGTGCAGAATGATCTGGATCAGATTGTCGGGCATGCTGCTATGCAGGTTGCTGTTCAGCGCCAGCGATGGTCTGCTGCCAAATAATACGGGACCACCGACCTGATGGCAGACCGCACATGCGCCCTCATAGATACGCCCCCCCATGGATGATGCGGAGATAGCTTTAACGCTTGTCAGCGTTTCCAGCCGTGTGGCCATTGCCTCTTGCGCGGCTGGCGTAATCGTTGTGTCGTTGAACGAGGCGAGATAGACCGCCATGGCGCGAATATCGCTGTCGGGAACGGCGGCAAGGTCCCTGACGATTGGAGCCATCGGTCCGGCTGCGACGCCGTGGAATCGGGAAATGCCTGTTCTCAGATAAGCAAAAAGTTCGTCTTCACTCCAAGGGATTGGTGCGTGCGAGCGCGATGTTAGCGGCGGTGCTTCCCAGCCTTCCGCCGTTCCGCCCGCAAGGTAGGTCTTGGCGGTCTTCTCAGCACCCAACGTGTTGCGCGGTGTGTGGCAGGCTCCGCAATGGCCGAGGCCTTCGACGAGGTACGCTCCACGATTCCAGACCGCCGATTGGGCCGCGTCGGCCTCGAAGACCGTCGCCTGATGAAATAGCGCATTCCAGCCTGCCATCAATGGCCGGAAGTTAAAGGGAAACGCCAGCGTGGTTTCGCGATTGACCGCGCGCACAGGCGTCTGCGCCATCAGATAGGCGTAGAGCGCCTGCAGATCGGCGTCGGTCGTCCTGGCAAAATGATTGTAGGGAAATGCCGGATAAAGATGCCGGCCGTCGCGATGGATACCCTCGCGCATGGAGCGCTCGAAGGCCGGATACGACCATGCGCCGATTCCGGTCTCCGGATCAGGGGTGATGTTTGTGCTGTAAACAATGCCGAACGGTGTCTCCAGAGCCCGCCCACCGGCATTGGTAACTCCATTCACGTTCGTATGGCACTCGGCGCAGTTGCCGAGTGCGGCGAGTTGCCGACCTCGGACAATGGTTTCTGCCGAATATGTTGATGCATCCGGGCGTGCGATCGGCGGAATTGAGCGCCATGGCAGCGTTGCTGCGGCGATGCCGACAAGCGCGGCGCACGTTGCCGCGATGGTCGCAAACGTGCTGCGGCGTCTAAGGAGTGGGTTGTTCGTATCCGGGGTTTGTCCCGGTGGTTTGGAGGCCGTCGCTGGTAACGCGGATTTCGGTGCTGGTTCGTCACCACGCAGGCCCGCAAGAATGCGCTCCGGAGTAAACGGCAGTTCCCGGAAACGCACGCCGGTGGCGTCAAAGATGGCATTTGCAATGGCGGCAGCGCTGGGGACCGACGCGGATTCGCCGACGCCGAGCGGCGGCTGATCCTGTCGCGGCAGCATCAGCACGTCGATCTTCGGAACGTCGGGAAACTTGATGATTGGGTAGGCGCCCCATTCGCGGCTGGTCACGGCGGCGCGATCGAACGAGACCTCTTCCATCAGCGCGCGGCTGGTGGACTGGATGACGTTGCCGTGGATCTGGTGACGTACACCGTCCGGATTGATCATCAATCCAGAGTCTTGTCCCGCGACCACGCGCGTCACGCTAACGTCGCCGGTCGATTTGTTGACAGCAACATCCGCAATCCAGGCCGACCATGAGGCGCCATAGCCGGGAAACTTGCTGTGGACATACAGCGCATAGGCGAAGCCGCGTCCGCGAACGATGTCGCCTTCGGCTTCCGGCTCCTTCCATTGCGGGCGAGAAATCCAATCCGCGCGCTTGGCAACGGCGTTGACCAGATCGACGGCGCGGGGGTCTTTCAAATACCGCAGGCGATATTCGATCGGATCGACCCCGGCTTCAGTCGCCATCTCGTCGATATAGGATTCGTGCGCGAAGGTGTTCGGCAGCGCCGAGACGCCGCGAAACCATGAGGCTCGCGCGATTGGTGGCATGTCATGCGCGACGACGCGCATTGCATCATAGTCGTAAGGCGGGATCGCGGTGCGATCTCCCATCTCAAAGACAGCCGGGG is a genomic window of Bradyrhizobium sp. G127 containing:
- a CDS encoding ABC transporter permease; this translates as MLGMIGKRLAFAIPSLIGVVIVTFLLTRALPGDPAAYFAGPAATKEAIEQIRKQLGLDKPLIEQFVRYTVDLSKGDLGNSLTTGQPVATEIRNRLPASAELTLIGLLIAISIAIPLGILAATRPGSWIDHLCRVLTTAGVSLPVFFTGLVLVYIFYFKLGWSPAPLGRLDVFASTPPRITGFYLIDSLLSGKFETFRSALSQLILPAATLAIFSLAPIARMTRASMLAVLASDFVRTARASGLSPSKVIVTYAFRNAMLPVITTLSMVFSFLLGANVLVEKVFAWPGIGSYAVEALISSDFAPVQGFVLTMAVMYVLLNLVIDILYGVIDPRVRLEG
- a CDS encoding ABC transporter permease, whose product is MSTVAPVAEAPSPPQASGFAATLQHARYILGENLVTAFAFGLLILIVFLAIFGPWIVPYDPLASNTAQALKPPSAAHWFGTDQLGRDILSRVVVATRLDFFIAAASVVLVFLMGGIAGIAAGYFGGWTDRIVGRISDTIMAFPLFVLAMGIVAALGNTVQNIIIATAIVNFPLYVRVARAEANVRRDAGFVQAARLSGNGEYRILLGHILPNIMPIMIVQMSLTMGYAILNAAGLSFIGLGVRPPTAEWGIMVAEGATFMVSGEWWIAFFPGLALMIAVFCFNLLGDGLRDIVDPQRRT
- a CDS encoding ABC transporter ATP-binding protein — encoded protein: MAETPLLDVKDITVEFATRHGIVRAVQHVNVSVAKGETLAIVGESGSGKSVTSYAVMRILDRAGKIADGSIMFSGIDIKNASEDAMRDLRGREISMIFQNPRAALNPIRKVGDQIEDVLRQHVQQFTVNDRGEKAIEALEQVKIARPRERYHAYPFELSGGMCQRVVIALALACNPQLLIADEPTTGLDVTTQKAVMDLIVELTKSRGMSTILITHDLGLAAAYCDRVVVMEKGNVVETALSKDIFAKPEHPYTRKLMKATPRLGISLRDLLSDEDRAALPPAMPMVPAVQAEGAPLLVVEKLIKEYPRQGVTRSLAALFGRKPPIEPEQFRAVDGISFSVARGESVGLVGESGCGKSTTSMMVMRLLGQTDGRIVFDGEDIGAIPPNAFARLPLRKRIQMVFQDPTDSLNPRFTAARAIADPIMQLGDIKGSAALRARCEELAKQVGLPVSLLDRFPHQMSGGQKARVGIARAIALKPDLIILDEPTAALDVSVQAVVLNLLQDLKQSMGMSYLFVSHDLNVVRLLCDRVIVMRGGRIVEQGETEKVLDAPQDTYTRELLSAIPHPPLPAH
- a CDS encoding DUF4089 domain-containing protein — translated: MPTEPLDDYIDTVANVLALPIDAAWKPAVRANLNVTLKMAQLVQEFPLPDEIEPASMYEA
- a CDS encoding AtzE family amidohydrolase — protein: MRPESISMSDAEWSSASAIADAVSGRKVSALDATNNALARIAAHDGKLNSFTDVIAERARATAAKIDATIASGGKIGPLAGVPFAVKNLFDIAGLPTRAGSKINRDRLPSQRDAELIERLEAAGAVLVGALNMGEYAYDFTGENVHDGASRNPHDLTRMTGGSSGGSGGAVGGGLVPLALGSDTNGSIRVPSSFCGIFGLKPTYGRLSRARSFPFVASFDHLGPFARTTRDLALAYDAMQGPDAEDAACVDRPVEPAMSSLVKGIGDLRIAVAGGYFKKNLFPEAREAMTRVAKALSVTREVEIPEAARARAAAYVISTCEGASLHLDRLRTRPNDFDPAVRDRLLAGAMIPAPFVDRAQKFRRWYHDRVLELFKTVDVILAPATPCIAPKLGQATFLLDGVELPVRPNIGIHTQPISFIGLPVVAVPIPLDPMPIGVQVIAAPWREDVALRVAYALEQAGVAQAPRPAGF
- the hpxZ gene encoding oxalurate catabolism protein HpxZ; its protein translation is MITEIDLPDVVAEVSEAFAGYEKALTTNDVAALDALFRRDSRTLRYGIGENLYGYEAIAAFRAARNPAGLMRDLAQTVVTTYGRDTAVASTLFYRSSAPGRVGRQMQTWMRFPEGWRIVAAHVSLIDDKP
- a CDS encoding GntR family transcriptional regulator — protein: MSQGLTAEAPNANEQGTVFVRAGVAPGKRTLAEELRLQLADDIVRGALEPGSSLDESDIARRFNVSRTPVREALRQLAASGLVDSRPHRGAVVARPTIEQLNAMFEAMAELEALCAGLAAERMPVIQRRELEGLHERLRLLSYEGNPQLFHEANEAFHNAIYAGSQNGYVADMTLATRVRVQPFRRAQFRNLGRLAKSYVEHDRVVIAIMRGDKVGAANAMRDHIETVREEYEVYAVSL
- a CDS encoding DUF6489 family protein, translating into MKITVNIDCTPEEAREFLGFPNIQPMQEKVMKQMEDNLLAGIAGMSPDAILRNWMSFNPEKIGDMFKMFGGMAGGAAKK
- the pncB gene encoding nicotinate phosphoribosyltransferase codes for the protein MAITDIASRTYNHGWRLDPIVRSLLDTDFYKLLMLQMIREFYPNEHVTFSVINRTHHVRLGEVIDEGELRAQLDHARTVRFAKKELIWLAGNTFYGKTQMFSPDFISWLATFQLPEYELRTVDGQYELHFHGPWTHTTMWEIPALAIINELRSRQAMKGQGRFVLDVLYARAKAKLWAKVERLRKLEGLRLSDFGTRRRHGFLWQRWCVEAVKEGLGPAFTGTSNVLLAMDNDLEAIGTNAHELPMVAAALANNDQELQRAPYLILDQWRHTYDGNLLIALPDAFGTKAFLRDAPEWVADWTGFRPDSAPPIAAGEEIIQWWKDKGRNPKEKLLIFSDGMDVGSIEETHRHFAGRVRTSFGWGTNLTNDFVGCAPDGTADLDPISLVCKVTAVNGRPAVKLSDNPEKATGNPAEIARYLRVFGNAGRVRSAVHV
- a CDS encoding molybdopterin cofactor-binding domain-containing protein codes for the protein MATDGPSPLSGSLSVVRPAWSGGADTFETFIKITADGLVTAFNGHVDLGTGIRTALGQIVAEELDVSFARVVVVLGDTSRVPNQGATIASETIQITAVPLRKAAAQARQFLLARAAGKLDLPESELTVEDGLIRGHNQSITYGELIADDIIRLDLADDVPVKAVESYRIVGQSTPRIDLPAKATGELVYVHDVRVPGMLHGRVVRPPYSGVDAGPFVGTSLIAVDESSVRDIPGLVAVVQIGDFVGVVTEREENAVKAAAQLKVTWNPTPTLPNLSDIETALRANPSTPRTLLDKGDVDSAIARAEKQIKRTYIWPYQMHGSIGPSCSVADVQDGYVRVWSGTQNPHILRADLALLLSQPESQIEVIRMEAAGCYGRNCADDVSADAVLLSRAVGQPVRVQLTREQEHAWEPKGSAQLMDVNGGLRPDGSVAAYDFATRYPSNGAPTLALLLTGIIPPTPAVFEMGDRTAIPPYDYDAMRVVAHDMPPIARASWFRGVSALPNTFAHESYIDEMATEAGVDPIEYRLRYLKDPRAVDLVNAVAKRADWISRPQWKEPEAEGDIVRGRGFAYALYVHSKFPGYGASWSAWIADVAVNKSTGDVSVTRVVAGQDSGLMINPDGVRHQIHGNVIQSTSRALMEEVSFDRAAVTSREWGAYPIIKFPDVPKIDVLMLPRQDQPPLGVGESASVPSAAAIANAIFDATGVRFRELPFTPERILAGLRGDEPAPKSALPATASKPPGQTPDTNNPLLRRRSTFATIAATCAALVGIAAATLPWRSIPPIARPDASTYSAETIVRGRQLAALGNCAECHTNVNGVTNAGGRALETPFGIVYSTNITPDPETGIGAWSYPAFERSMREGIHRDGRHLYPAFPYNHFARTTDADLQALYAYLMAQTPVRAVNRETTLAFPFNFRPLMAGWNALFHQATVFEADAAQSAVWNRGAYLVEGLGHCGACHTPRNTLGAEKTAKTYLAGGTAEGWEAPPLTSRSHAPIPWSEDELFAYLRTGISRFHGVAAGPMAPIVRDLAAVPDSDIRAMAVYLASFNDTTITPAAQEAMATRLETLTSVKAISASSMGGRIYEGACAVCHQVGGPVLFGSRPSLALNSNLHSSMPDNLIQIILHGVETPVSSDLGYMPAFKNSLNDEQVAELVSYLRHQFAPDKAPWTDVPAAIARIRQANLP